In the Leguminivora glycinivorella isolate SPB_JAAS2020 chromosome 14, LegGlyc_1.1, whole genome shotgun sequence genome, one interval contains:
- the LOC125233644 gene encoding UNC93-like protein MFSD11 isoform X1: MDRRFVNVILLGFGFMFVFTAFQTMGNIEKTILDSIAQDDSSFTGDGYTSLAIIYATLAVCNWLAPSAITLTGPRGAMIIGAFTYLFFIVTFLFPRTALLYAASVLIGAGAAAIWTGQGNYLTVNSDAETISRNSGVFWAMLQCSLFFGNLFVFIKFQGKQHIDQETRNMVFGCLTAVCALGIVFLLLLRPARRAPAIEDAKIEVVSNEPTSPLDAFKGALNLFCTRDMLLLSVTFIYTGVELSFFSGVYSPSIGFTLSMGENVKQLVGLSGVFIGLGEVLGGALFGILGSRTTRWGRDPIVFTGYLIHITSFFLIFINLPNVAPFGDTNETSYITPSPALAMLCSFLLGFGDACFNTQIYSILGGNYADNSTSAFALFKFTQSLAAAACFFYSSRALLSVQLGILAVLGTLGTAAFCRVEVTARARRRAEARDLDEKTPATHDLADNALHYD; this comes from the exons AAAACGATCCTCGACAGCATCGCGCAAGATGACTCCTCGTTCACCGGCGACGGCTACACGTCCCTGGCCATCATATACGCCACGCTGGCCGTGTGCAACTGGCTGGCGCCGTCCGCCATCACGCTCACGGGCCCGCGCGGCGCCATGATCATCGGCGCCTTCACCTACCT GTTCTTCATAGTGACATTCCTGTTTCCCCGCACTGCTTTGCTGTACGCAGCAAGCGTGCTCATCGGCGCAGGCGCGGCCGCGATTTGGACGGGGCAGGGCAACTACCTTACGGTCAACAGCGATGCGGAGACTATTTCCCGCAACTCTGGAGTGTTTTGGGCTATGCTGCAGTGCAG TTTATTCTTCGGCAACCTCTTCGTGTTCATAAAGTTCCAAGGCAAGCAGCACATCGACCAGGAGACGCGTAACATGGTGTTCGGTTGCCTGACCGCTGTGTGCGCTCTCGGCATTgtgtttctacttctactgAGACCTGCTAGGCGGGCGCCAGCTATTGAGGATGCCAAG ATTGAAGTCGTGAGCAATGAGCCCACCAGTCCCTTGGACGCGTTCAAAGGAGCCCTAAATTTGTTCTGCACGAGAGATATGCTGTTGCTAAGTGTCacgttcatttatactg GCGTGGAACTGTCGTTCTTCAGCGGAGTGTACAGCCCCAGCATTGGCTTCACGCTGTCCATGGGTGAGAACGTGAAGCAGCTGGTCGGCTTGTCTGGAGTCTTCATCGGTCTGGGAGAGGTGCTTG GTGGCGCTCTGTTCGGTATCCTCGGGTCCCGCACGACCCGCTGGGGTCGCGACCCGATCGTGTTCACCGGCTACCTCATCCACATCACCAGCTTCTTCCTCATCTTCATCAACCTGCCCAACGTGGCGCCCTTCGGAGACACCAACGAGACTTCTTACATCACCCCCTCCCCGGCACTGGCTATGCTCTGCAGTTTCCTCCTAGGATTTGGTGATGCGTGCTTCAATACGCAAATATACTCGATATTGGGAGGAAACTACGCTGATAACAGCACGTCGGCGTTTGCGCTGTTCAAGTTCACTCAG TCGCTGGCAGCCGCGGCGTGCTTCTTCTACTCTTCCCGCGCTCTGCTGTCCGTGCAGCTCGGCATCCTGGCCGTGCTGGGCACGCTGGGCACGGCCGCCTTCTGCCGCGTGGAGGTGacggcgcgcgcgcgccgccgcgccgaGGCCAGGGACCTGGACGAGAAGACGCCCGCCACGCACGACCTCGCTGACAACGCCTTGCATTACGATTGA
- the LOC125233646 gene encoding transmembrane protein 70 homolog, mitochondrial, producing the protein MFRLCFQGTLVQTKTLSIFHKEIVNLKCLRLNTKLIRHFASYSKVDSEVDRIYYGPLTPQIKAVKVFSLSSSVAGLVAQPIIINEAATIGSTSLLVAICSVVGFFTFVTPILLHQITKKYVTKIDYDSTNSTYKAVTYNFFIAEKQHEFKAEDVIVPEIPGMFTTLVAKGKPMFVEARHFSDPMHYAKMMGYDKPMDFKMGASESSK; encoded by the exons ATGTTTCGACTTTGTTTCCAAGGCACATTGGTACAAACCAAGACATTATCCATATTTCACAAAGAAATTGTTAACCTAAAGTGTCTTAGACTGAACACTAAACTGATACGGCATTTTGCTAGCTATTCAAAGGTAGACAGCGAAGTAGACCGCATTTACTATGGTCCTTTAACGCCTCAAATTAAGGCAGTGAAGGTATTTTCTCTAAGCTCCAGCGTCGCGGGCTTGGTAGCTCAACCGATCATTATAAACGAAGCAGCCACCATTGGAAGCACTTCACTCCTCGTCGCTATTTGTTCTGTGGTTGGGTTCTTCACGTTCGTAACACCAATACTGCTACATCAAATTACTAAGAAATATGTAACAAAGATTGACTATGATAGCACAAATTCAACATACAAGGCAGTTACTTACAACTTTTTTATTGCTGAAAAACAG CATGAATTCAAAGCAGAAGATGTGATAGTACCTGAAATCCCTGGCATGTTCACAACACTGGTGGCCAAGGGAAAGCCCATGTTTGTAGAGGCGAGGCACTTCAGCGACCCCATGCACTATGCCAAGATGATGGGTTATGATAAACCCATGGACTTTAAAATGGGAGCTTCAGAAAGCAGTAAATAA
- the LOC125233644 gene encoding UNC93-like protein MFSD11 isoform X2, whose product MDRRFVNVILLGFGFMFVFTAFQTMGNIEKTILDSIAQDDSSFTGDGYTSLAIIYATLAVCNWLAPSAITLTGPRGAMIIGAFTYLFFIVTFLFPRTALLYAASVLIGAGAAAIWTGQGNYLTVNSDAETISRNSGVFWAMLQCSLFFGNLFVFIKFQGKQHIDQETRNMVFGCLTAVCALGIVFLLLLRPARRAPAIEDAKIEVVSNEPTSPLDAFKGALNLFCTRDMLLLSVTFIYTGVELSFFSGVYSPSIGFTLSMGENVKQLVGLSGVFIGLGEVLGGALFGILGSRTTRWGRDPIVFTGYLIHITSFFLIFINLPNVAPFGDTNETSYITPSPALAMLCSFLLGFGDACFNTQIYSILGGNYADNSTSAFALFKFTQSLAAAACFFYSSRALLSVQLGILAVLGTLGTAAFCRVEVTARARRRAEARDLDEKTPATHDLADNALHYD is encoded by the exons AAAACGATCCTCGACAGCATCGCGCAAG ATGACTCCTCGTTCACCGGCGACGGCTACACGTCCCTGGCCATCATATACGCCACGCTGGCCGTGTGCAACTGGCTGGCGCCGTCCGCCATCACGCTCACGGGCCCGCGCGGCGCCATGATCATCGGCGCCTTCACCTACCT GTTCTTCATAGTGACATTCCTGTTTCCCCGCACTGCTTTGCTGTACGCAGCAAGCGTGCTCATCGGCGCAGGCGCGGCCGCGATTTGGACGGGGCAGGGCAACTACCTTACGGTCAACAGCGATGCGGAGACTATTTCCCGCAACTCTGGAGTGTTTTGGGCTATGCTGCAGTGCAG TTTATTCTTCGGCAACCTCTTCGTGTTCATAAAGTTCCAAGGCAAGCAGCACATCGACCAGGAGACGCGTAACATGGTGTTCGGTTGCCTGACCGCTGTGTGCGCTCTCGGCATTgtgtttctacttctactgAGACCTGCTAGGCGGGCGCCAGCTATTGAGGATGCCAAG ATTGAAGTCGTGAGCAATGAGCCCACCAGTCCCTTGGACGCGTTCAAAGGAGCCCTAAATTTGTTCTGCACGAGAGATATGCTGTTGCTAAGTGTCacgttcatttatactg GCGTGGAACTGTCGTTCTTCAGCGGAGTGTACAGCCCCAGCATTGGCTTCACGCTGTCCATGGGTGAGAACGTGAAGCAGCTGGTCGGCTTGTCTGGAGTCTTCATCGGTCTGGGAGAGGTGCTTG GTGGCGCTCTGTTCGGTATCCTCGGGTCCCGCACGACCCGCTGGGGTCGCGACCCGATCGTGTTCACCGGCTACCTCATCCACATCACCAGCTTCTTCCTCATCTTCATCAACCTGCCCAACGTGGCGCCCTTCGGAGACACCAACGAGACTTCTTACATCACCCCCTCCCCGGCACTGGCTATGCTCTGCAGTTTCCTCCTAGGATTTGGTGATGCGTGCTTCAATACGCAAATATACTCGATATTGGGAGGAAACTACGCTGATAACAGCACGTCGGCGTTTGCGCTGTTCAAGTTCACTCAG TCGCTGGCAGCCGCGGCGTGCTTCTTCTACTCTTCCCGCGCTCTGCTGTCCGTGCAGCTCGGCATCCTGGCCGTGCTGGGCACGCTGGGCACGGCCGCCTTCTGCCGCGTGGAGGTGacggcgcgcgcgcgccgccgcgccgaGGCCAGGGACCTGGACGAGAAGACGCCCGCCACGCACGACCTCGCTGACAACGCCTTGCATTACGATTGA